A window from Neodiprion fabricii isolate iyNeoFabr1 chromosome 2, iyNeoFabr1.1, whole genome shotgun sequence encodes these proteins:
- the LOC124175262 gene encoding conserved oligomeric Golgi complex subunit 4 → MDQTVTEENLQQICAKLSDTEVAVNNELDLILSRYCHVEAKLQNISKVLPNLTIIHSEADKLGEMITFTNRLAENVSAKVRRLDLARSRVSECQNRVHDVLDLQLCSQGVATALRNEDYEQGAAHVHRYLSMDRQLLERTAQDVSGDHTSISSSLVTLQQAAHQLRTVITHKFDEAVKDEDLASVERFFKIFPLLGMHNEGLSKFCQYLCTKLQETAQKNLKAALDAKQTDKRASVIYADTMTLLFEGIARVIEIHQPIIETFYGPGKLLPTVVILQKECDRQIKKIVREFMVHRNVSKKVHAINELLRKQSADKIDPKDLDLLLGEITIMHSRAELYIRFLRRRISNDLEIGVANIDQRKDQLQEFELYIGKSELAHAMQELLGAYLALERYFLEESVNKAVGMDTLDQDQQTSSMLDDVFFIVRKCVRRAISSWSVDGVCAVVNMACGILEGEFASQLRSRLRQGYPAGYLDLAQAYNALQTSIQHGRLQASDTELARLMFLAYLNNTDVSIEHVETLTKSLGEEITTAFPNMREKERGKFDSCLAGLRGVTSTLRAVVDYGLEQLRASAVKPRVTPWVDSFLSLNHHINEDELLGYETEEPFVQTLVMNLEGLLQVFKGGLTPSNYDALIGILTAEVTARFEKVVLKSTFNRAGGLVLDKEIRALAGYLAAATSWSVRDKFARLTQIATVLSVEKVEELADYCGADAVAWRLTPAEVRRIASLRTDLRPEDIKRLKL, encoded by the exons ATGGATCAGACAGTGACAGAAGAAAATTTGCAACAGATATGCGCGAAATTATCTGACACGGAG GTCGCTGTAAACAATGAATTGGATCTTATTTTGTCCAGATATTGCCATGTCGAAGCGAAATTGCAGAATATCAGTAAAGTTCTTCCTAATCTTACTATAATCCATTCCGAAGCTGACAAACTGGGAGAAATGATCACGTTTACCAACAGGCTTGCTGAAAATGTTAGCGCCAAAGTTAGACGACTGGATTTAGCACGT aGCAGAGTATCCGAGTGCCAGAATCGAGTGCACGATGTTCTCGATTTACAGCTGTGCAGTCAAGGTGTTGCTACAGCATTACGGAATGAGGATTATGAACAAGGTGCTGCCCATGTGCATCGTTATTTATCCATGGATAGGCAACTCCTGGAGCGAACAGCTCAAGACGTTTCTGGAGATCACACAAGCATTTCAAGTTCACTAGTTACACTTCAGCAGGCTGCGCACCAGCTCAGAACAGTCATAACTCACAAGTTTGACGAGGCGGTAAAAGACGAAGACTTGGCGTCTGTCGAacggtttttcaaaatattcccTCTATTGGGAATGCACAACGAAGGCCTCAGCAAATTTTGCCAGTATTTGTGCACCAAG ctCCAAGAAACTGCacaaaaaaacttgaaagctGCACTCGACGCTAAACAGACAGACAAACGAGCATCAGTCATTTACGCGGACACAATGACCCTCTTGTTTGAAGGAATCGCACGAGtcattgaaattcatcaaCCAATTATAGAAACTTTTTACGGCCCTGGAAAGTTGCTACCAACAGtcgttattttgcaaaaagAATGTGATAG gcaaataaaaaaaatcgtcagagAATTTATGGTACATAGAAATGTTTCGAAAAAAGTACATGCAATAAATGAACTGCTTCGCAAACAGAGTGCAGACAAAATTGATCCAAAGGATCTTGACTTACTCCTTGgggaaataacaataatgcaTTCTCGTGCCGAACTATACATCAGATTTCTACGAAGAAGAATAAGC AACGACTTGGAGATAGGTGTAGCGAACATTGATCAGCGAAAAGATCAACTTCAGGAATTTGAATTGTACATTGGTAAAAGTGAGCTAGCTCATGCGATGCAGGAGCTGCTAGGTGCTTATCTGGCATTGGAGAGATATTTTTTGGAGGAAAGTGTAAACAAAGCGGTTGGAATGGACACACTGGACCAAGATCAACAAACATCGAGTATGCTCGATGACGTTTTCTTCATAGTACGGAAATGTGTAAG ACGTGCTATCTCAAGCTGGAGCGTTGATGGTGTTTGCGCCGTTGTTAATATGGCCTGTGGCATTCTCGAAGGGGAATTTGCAAGCCAACTAAGAAGCAGACTGCGCCAAGGATATCCCGCAGGATACTTAGACTTGGCTCAAGCTTACAACGCTCTCCAGACGAGCATACAGCATGGTCGTTTACAAGCATCGGACACAGAACTTGCACGGCTCATGTTTTTG GCGTACCTGAACAATACGGACGTCAGCATCGAACACGTCGAAACATTGACAAAGAGCCTTGGGGAAGAGATTACTACGGCATTTCCCAATATGCGAGAAAAAGAGAGGGGTAAATTTGACAGCTGTTTGGCTGGATTACGAGGCGTGACGTCAACTTTGCGTGCGGTTGTCGACTATGGGTTAGAACAGTTACGTGCAAGCGCTGTCAAACCTAGAGTAACGCCTTGGGTGGATTCATTTTTGTCATTAAATCATCACATAAACGAG GATGAATTACTGGGATATGAAACCGAGGAACCGTTCGTTCAGACTCTCGTGATGAACTTGGAAGGGTTGCTGCAGGTGTTTAAAGGCGGACTCACACCTTCAAACTATGACGCACTGATCGGTATTCTCACAGCAGAAGTTACCGCCCGTTTCGAGAAAGTCGTTCTGAAATCAACTTTCAACAGG GCAGGCGGACTTGTACTTGACAAGGAAATACGAGCTCTGGCAGGCTACTTAGCCGCAGCAACTTCTTGGTCTGTGCGTGACAAGTTTGCAAGATTGACTCAAATCGCAACCGTTCTCAGCGTCGAAAAGGTTGAGGAACTCGCTGACTACTGTGGCGCTGATGCTGTCGCCTGGCGATTAACACCTGCTGAGGTCAGACGCATCGCGTCTCTGAGAACAGACTTAAGACCTGAAGATATCAAGAGATTGAAATT